Sequence from the Deltaproteobacteria bacterium genome:
CGAGCGCTGAGGCTCCGTCGAGTCAGGTGTTGTCTTGATGAGAGGCCCGTCCGCGGGCCTCTCATTCGTTGAGGCGCGCCGACGCGATGTTCCGCGTTCTCGCGTTCGTCGCTGTCTCCGGCATGGCGCTCGTGGCGAGACAGCGACCACGCTCCTCGGCCGAGTCACGTGACCCCAGCGCTGCCCGGCTCGTCGTGGGTCCCTATCGGACGCCACGTCGCTCGCCGTGGTCGCATCTCGGCCGAATGCCCATCCTCGCCTCGTGCCCGGAGCAAGCGCGACTTGCCCGCTCGGCAGTCTCTTGCCCGGAGCCAAGAGGAGGTCACCTTCCGTGGCGAAGATCCTGTTCATCGTCAGCAGCGCACACTACTGGGTCTTGAAGGACGGCACGCGGTACGCGACCGGCTTCTGGGCCGAGGAGTTCGCGAACCCGTACAAGATCCTCACCGACGCCGGTCAGGAGATCGTCGTCGCGTCGCCCAACGGCGACATCCCGGTGCCCGACATGATGAGCCTGCGTCCGTCGATGGCCGGCGGGATCGAGGGAGCCCTCGAGCTGGAGACGATCATCCGCTCGGCCGAGGCGCTGCGGCGGCCGCTCAAGCTGTCGGACGTGCGCCTCGAGGACTACGACGCCGTCTACCTGCCAGGCGGTCACGGCCCGATGTCGGACCTGGCCTTCGACGCCGACGCGGGCCGGCTGCTCACCGCCCAGCTCAACTCAGGCCGACCGCTCTTCATCGTGTGTCACGGTCCGGCGGCCATGCTGGCCACCCGGATCCACGGCGTGTCGCCCTTCAAGGGCCGCCACGTGACGGGCTTCACCAATGAAGAGGAAGCGGCCGTGGGGCTCGCGGCTCGCGCGACGTGGCTGCTGGAGACCGATCTCGTGGAGAAGGTCGGCGTGAAGTTCACGCGCGGGGAGATCTGGAAGCCGTACATGGTGCAGGACAAGAACCTGGTCACCGGTCAGAACCCGGCGTCGGCGGCGGTGCTGGCGAAGAAGCTGCTCGAGGTCCTCAAGGAGCGGCGCTCGGGAGGCGAGTGAATGGAAGACCGGGAGATACGCGCGGCGCTGGAGCGACACTGGGCGGCCTCGGATGCGAACGACTTCGAGGCCGAGCACCAGATCTATCGAGAGGACGCGGTCCTCGAATATCCGCAATCGGGAGAGCGCGTGCGCGGACGGCAGCGGATCCAGGCGTCGCGCGCGGCGCAGCCAAACCGGAAGCGCTTCACCGTGCAGCGGATCCTCGGGGCGGGGGACCTGTGGGTGACGGAGTTCGTCCTGACGTATGACGGCAGGCCGTCCTACACCGTGAG
This genomic interval carries:
- a CDS encoding nuclear transport factor 2 family protein; the encoded protein is MEDREIRAALERHWAASDANDFEAEHQIYREDAVLEYPQSGERVRGRQRIQASRAAQPNRKRFTVQRILGAGDLWVTEFVLTYDGRPSYTVSIMELRDGQVARETQYFGDPFEPGASRAQWVERMTEMRAP
- a CDS encoding type 1 glutamine amidotransferase domain-containing protein gives rise to the protein MAKILFIVSSAHYWVLKDGTRYATGFWAEEFANPYKILTDAGQEIVVASPNGDIPVPDMMSLRPSMAGGIEGALELETIIRSAEALRRPLKLSDVRLEDYDAVYLPGGHGPMSDLAFDADAGRLLTAQLNSGRPLFIVCHGPAAMLATRIHGVSPFKGRHVTGFTNEEEAAVGLAARATWLLETDLVEKVGVKFTRGEIWKPYMVQDKNLVTGQNPASAAVLAKKLLEVLKERRSGGE